One window of Novipirellula aureliae genomic DNA carries:
- the ligA gene encoding NAD-dependent DNA ligase LigA, which translates to MSDAARKRVENLRSEIRRLDHLYYVEAKPAVTDLEYDRLLEELKQLETENPELLSPDSPTQRVGDAPVEHLVQVPHVVPMLSIDNTYSREELKAYFDRTEKTLGGPTEWVMEYKIDGVAASIRYEEGGMVMALTRGNGKVGDDITHNIRTIRDLPLRLVGEKVPDVLEVRGEVYMTNSDLADLNVRQTNAGNEPFKNTRNVTAGTIRLLDPAIAAQRNLRFFCHGVGETKGFSAENHIDFLKEVGELGIPPTPGVQLLQNSAQALKAVAALEESMPDLPFEVDGIVFKVNRFDLRNELGIRSKSPRWLIAYKFERYEATTTLESISVQVGKTGAITPVAHLQPVEIAETTVSRASLHNADEIERLDVRVGDVVVVEKAGKIIPKVVRVEKHERKSELAPFKFPTHCPVCETKLVRDDGGVYIRCPNPSCPAQLRQRLIYFGSRTGMDIDGLGEEFVDLLIQRKVVASFADLYRLTAEQIANLNWTRKRKGKDGKMIDVQVGQKNAANLIAGIEASRSRGLARVLSSISIRHVGPRVAQLITKAYPTIDELQQASPEDLAAIHEIGDAIAQSVHEFLHSDYGSTTLKELAAAGVDLTQPIDANEAEKGPLSGKTFVVTGTLAHYKRDEIKRLIERLGGRASSSISKNTDYLVAGDKAGSKLEKAKKLGVEVLSEEAFKTLAEGESHDD; encoded by the coding sequence GTGAGTGATGCGGCTAGAAAGCGAGTGGAAAACCTTCGCAGTGAGATTCGGCGGCTTGATCATCTGTACTATGTCGAAGCCAAGCCAGCGGTGACCGATCTCGAGTACGATCGCTTGCTCGAAGAATTGAAACAACTCGAAACGGAAAATCCGGAGCTATTGTCACCGGATTCGCCGACGCAGCGAGTTGGGGACGCTCCGGTGGAACATCTCGTTCAAGTGCCTCATGTCGTGCCCATGTTGTCGATCGATAACACCTACAGCCGCGAAGAGCTAAAGGCGTATTTTGATCGGACCGAGAAAACGCTCGGGGGGCCGACCGAATGGGTGATGGAGTACAAAATTGATGGAGTCGCAGCGTCCATTCGCTACGAAGAGGGGGGGATGGTGATGGCGTTAACTCGCGGCAACGGGAAAGTTGGTGACGATATCACGCATAACATTCGCACGATTCGTGATTTGCCGCTGCGTCTCGTCGGCGAGAAAGTCCCGGATGTCTTGGAAGTACGTGGTGAAGTTTACATGACTAATTCCGACTTGGCCGATTTGAACGTCCGTCAGACCAACGCGGGCAACGAACCGTTCAAAAACACTCGCAACGTGACCGCCGGTACGATTCGGCTGCTCGATCCTGCGATTGCGGCCCAGCGGAATCTACGTTTCTTTTGCCACGGCGTCGGCGAAACAAAGGGGTTCTCTGCTGAAAACCATATCGATTTTTTGAAAGAGGTTGGAGAGCTTGGCATCCCGCCGACACCGGGTGTTCAACTGCTTCAAAATTCAGCACAGGCACTCAAAGCGGTTGCTGCTCTAGAAGAATCGATGCCCGATCTGCCATTCGAGGTCGACGGCATCGTCTTTAAAGTCAATCGCTTTGATCTCAGAAATGAGTTGGGGATTCGTAGCAAGAGTCCACGCTGGTTGATCGCTTACAAATTTGAACGCTACGAAGCCACCACAACGCTCGAATCGATCAGCGTGCAGGTTGGCAAGACCGGGGCGATCACGCCCGTTGCTCATTTGCAGCCGGTGGAAATCGCAGAAACGACGGTGTCACGTGCGTCGCTTCACAATGCGGATGAAATTGAACGATTGGATGTTCGTGTCGGCGATGTCGTGGTTGTCGAGAAAGCAGGTAAGATCATTCCCAAAGTCGTCCGCGTCGAAAAGCATGAGCGAAAAAGTGAGCTAGCTCCGTTCAAGTTTCCAACGCATTGTCCCGTCTGTGAAACCAAGTTGGTTCGAGATGATGGGGGCGTCTATATCCGCTGCCCGAATCCGAGCTGTCCCGCCCAGCTTCGCCAGCGATTGATCTATTTTGGCAGCCGTACGGGAATGGATATCGATGGGTTAGGTGAAGAGTTTGTCGACTTGCTAATCCAGCGAAAAGTGGTCGCCAGTTTTGCCGATTTGTATCGCTTGACGGCTGAGCAGATTGCAAACTTGAATTGGACTCGTAAACGAAAAGGGAAAGATGGCAAGATGATCGATGTCCAAGTTGGCCAGAAAAACGCGGCTAATTTGATCGCAGGCATCGAGGCGAGCCGCTCGAGAGGCCTGGCGAGAGTCTTGTCGTCGATATCGATTCGCCACGTCGGACCGCGAGTGGCTCAGTTGATTACAAAAGCCTATCCGACGATTGACGAGCTGCAGCAAGCGTCGCCCGAGGACTTGGCAGCGATTCATGAGATCGGTGATGCGATCGCGCAAAGTGTCCACGAATTTTTGCACAGCGATTATGGATCGACGACGCTGAAAGAACTTGCTGCCGCCGGTGTCGATCTCACTCAGCCGATCGATGCAAATGAAGCAGAGAAAGGACCGCTTTCAGGCAAAACGTTTGTCGTGACCGGAACGCTCGCTCATTACAAACGTGATGAGATCAAAAGGTTGATCGAAAGGTTAGGAGGCCGAGCATCAAGTAGTATCAGCAAGAACACGGATTACTTGGTCGCTGGCGACAAGGCCGGCAGCAAATTAGAAAAAGCCAAGAAGCTAGGGGTCGAAGTTCTCAGCGAGGAAGCGTTTAAAACGTTGGCGGAAGGGGAATCGCATGACGACTGA